In Limisalsivibrio acetivorans, one genomic interval encodes:
- a CDS encoding penicillin-binding protein 1A, with translation MAKKIALITAGVFLLGIIAAGGGVLGYIYKLSKELPSVEDLKNFEYPQPTIIYDRNGETIAELGSERRYPVPVDNMTEHIINAIVAVEDARFYEHGGVDLMGILRAFITNMKAGRVVEGGSTLTQQLVKEIYLTRERKLRRKVKEAILAYKLDNYISKEKILELYLNYVYFGRGAYGVEAAAVNYFGKSADNLTLPEAAMIAGLPKSPGRYPPHINPERALQRRDHVLYRMFETGYITEEEYNKATDTPIEIVESIPPKNAAAGYFTDFVIKYLKDQLDIEDPENTGMKVYTTLDLEMQAIAETAAKNNLIRITKELGYTGPVTSVDADKPTADMESVQKALEEDQQYIIDLGYQRAVVTDSEKNSASILLADGTAGTIRARDNRWAKPREGRYSRLTDVRTILDTGDVVYVTLLDEEKERYSLEQIPELETGLISADPATGEIYAMVGGFDYRKSMFNRSVQAKRQVGSLFKPIVYSTALETEYEINTEVFDAPVVKAMEEEGEYWKPENYSGKFFGLTTLKEALTKSRNIVTIKVAEDIGIGNILRYAQRFGLTEKLERDLSTSIGSGTAPLIEMVFAFSVFPNLGHRVEPLYVTKVEDINGEVIAENEPSEPIETIRPATAQIMTDMMRNVVEHGTGRRAKVIPRPIGGKTGTTNDFKDTWFVGYMPNLVNGVWVGFDDFRKIGNVRTGSNTALPAWVEYTKNVTDMFEYALFPVSDDVVYKKIDTDTRKITDSFSRNFHFEPFDTGKAN, from the coding sequence ATGGCAAAGAAGATAGCGTTAATAACGGCAGGGGTTTTTCTGCTGGGTATAATAGCCGCCGGTGGCGGAGTTCTCGGGTATATATATAAGCTCAGCAAGGAGCTCCCCTCTGTGGAGGACCTCAAAAACTTCGAATACCCCCAGCCCACAATAATATACGACCGTAACGGTGAAACTATCGCAGAACTGGGGAGCGAACGCCGCTATCCTGTTCCTGTGGACAACATGACAGAACACATCATAAATGCCATCGTTGCCGTTGAGGATGCACGCTTCTATGAACACGGCGGCGTGGATCTTATGGGTATCCTCCGTGCCTTCATAACGAACATGAAGGCTGGAAGAGTTGTGGAAGGGGGGAGTACGCTCACCCAGCAGCTTGTGAAGGAGATCTACCTAACTAGGGAGCGTAAGCTCCGCCGTAAGGTGAAGGAGGCGATCCTCGCCTATAAGCTGGACAACTATATCTCCAAGGAGAAGATCCTCGAGCTTTACCTGAACTATGTCTACTTCGGCCGTGGCGCATACGGTGTAGAAGCGGCGGCGGTGAACTATTTCGGCAAGTCCGCAGACAACCTCACGCTCCCCGAGGCGGCCATGATAGCAGGTCTGCCAAAATCCCCCGGACGCTATCCCCCGCATATCAATCCGGAAAGAGCGCTCCAGAGGCGTGACCACGTGCTGTACAGGATGTTCGAGACGGGATATATAACCGAAGAAGAATACAACAAGGCGACTGACACCCCCATAGAGATAGTGGAGAGCATACCACCGAAGAACGCCGCAGCGGGTTACTTCACAGACTTTGTTATAAAGTACCTTAAGGATCAGCTCGATATTGAGGACCCTGAGAATACTGGGATGAAGGTTTATACAACCCTCGATCTTGAGATGCAGGCTATAGCTGAGACCGCGGCAAAGAATAACCTGATACGCATTACTAAAGAGCTGGGTTATACCGGTCCTGTAACAAGCGTTGACGCAGACAAGCCCACGGCGGATATGGAATCCGTCCAGAAAGCCCTTGAGGAGGACCAGCAGTATATCATCGATCTCGGTTACCAGCGTGCTGTCGTTACCGATTCGGAGAAAAACAGCGCATCCATACTCCTTGCGGACGGCACGGCCGGAACTATCAGAGCCAGAGACAACCGCTGGGCAAAGCCGAGAGAAGGCCGCTACAGCAGGTTGACCGACGTACGGACGATTCTGGATACCGGCGATGTAGTTTACGTTACCTTGCTGGACGAGGAGAAGGAGCGGTACTCCCTTGAGCAGATCCCGGAGCTTGAGACCGGTCTTATCTCTGCAGATCCCGCAACGGGGGAGATATACGCCATGGTGGGAGGATTCGATTACCGGAAATCGATGTTCAACCGTTCCGTTCAGGCGAAGAGACAGGTGGGCTCTCTGTTCAAGCCCATAGTGTACTCCACTGCGCTTGAAACGGAGTATGAGATAAACACCGAGGTCTTTGATGCTCCCGTTGTGAAGGCGATGGAAGAGGAGGGGGAGTACTGGAAGCCTGAGAACTATTCGGGCAAGTTCTTCGGTCTCACAACCCTCAAAGAGGCGCTGACGAAGTCCAGAAATATCGTAACTATCAAGGTTGCCGAGGATATAGGTATCGGCAACATCCTCCGCTATGCCCAGCGTTTTGGTCTTACGGAGAAGCTGGAACGTGACCTTTCCACCAGCATCGGCTCAGGCACGGCACCGCTCATAGAGATGGTTTTCGCATTCAGTGTTTTCCCGAATCTCGGGCATAGAGTGGAGCCCCTGTACGTAACAAAGGTTGAGGATATAAACGGTGAGGTTATCGCAGAGAACGAGCCTTCCGAGCCCATAGAAACCATACGCCCTGCCACGGCCCAGATCATGACAGATATGATGCGAAACGTTGTTGAGCACGGCACAGGCAGGCGTGCAAAGGTCATCCCCCGCCCTATCGGCGGTAAAACCGGAACAACCAACGACTTTAAGGATACATGGTTTGTCGGCTACATGCCGAACCTGGTAAACGGAGTATGGGTCGGCTTCGATGACTTCCGCAAGATAGGAAACGTCCGAACCGGCTCAAACACAGCTCTGCCCGCATGGGTGGAATACACCAAGAACGTTACGGACATGTTCGAATATGCCCTGTTCCCCGTTTCCGATGATGTTGTTTACAAAAAGATAGATACGGATACCAGAAAGATCACGGACAGCTTCTCTCGCAACTTCCACTTTGAGCCCTTCGATACGGGTAAGGCGAATTGA
- the uvrB gene encoding excinuclease ABC subunit UvrB → MDFKLFSNYSPSGDQPAAIDSLVCNFQDGADSQVLLGVTGSGKTYTMANVIKRLGVPTLIIAHNKTLAAQLYGEFKKFFPDNAVEYFVSYYDYYQPEAYVPASDTFIEKDSSINEEIDKLRHSATRSLLERRDVIIVASVSCIYGLGSPEAYHGMLVSLETGEEVDVDEILEKLIEIQYERNDYDFHRGTYRMKGDVLEIFPAHEDDTAYRIEFFGDEVDRMSEFDPVTGQTIKDRAKLAIYPNSHYVTYKVTREDAVEDIRRELLDRCAYFNERDMLLESQRLTQRTMFDIEMINETGYCNGIENYSRFFENRKPGDPPPTLLSYLPKDALVIIDESHITIPQIRGMYNGDRARKTTLVDYGFRLPAALDNRPLKFEEFKKAVNTTMYVSATPSDYELEDSDGIVVEQIIRPTGLIDPVIEIRSARTQVDDLLNEIRGITEKGERVLVTTLTKRMSEELTKYYEEMGIRVKYLHSEIDTIDRVKIIRELRMGKFDVLVGINLLREGLDIPEVSLVAVMDADREGFLRSEKSLIQTIGRAARNVNGRAIFYADKVTRSMKAAMEETERRRAKQLEYNEEHGITPESIRNEISDIMESIYEQDYVTVDLPDEDGITFTGDREKDLEQIKKKMQEYAEALEFEKAARMRDLIFEYNSRK, encoded by the coding sequence ATGGATTTTAAACTGTTTTCAAACTACTCCCCATCCGGTGATCAGCCAGCCGCCATCGACTCCCTCGTCTGCAACTTTCAGGACGGTGCGGATTCTCAGGTACTGCTCGGTGTAACTGGCTCGGGGAAAACCTATACAATGGCTAACGTGATTAAGAGGCTCGGCGTGCCGACCCTTATCATCGCCCATAATAAAACCCTTGCCGCACAGCTCTATGGAGAATTTAAGAAGTTTTTCCCAGATAATGCTGTGGAGTATTTTGTCAGCTATTACGACTACTACCAGCCCGAGGCGTATGTCCCCGCCAGCGATACGTTCATCGAAAAGGATTCATCCATAAATGAGGAGATAGACAAGCTCCGCCACTCCGCCACAAGAAGCCTTCTGGAAAGGCGTGATGTAATAATTGTGGCGAGCGTATCATGCATATACGGTCTCGGCTCCCCCGAGGCATACCACGGGATGCTGGTTTCGCTCGAAACGGGCGAAGAGGTGGATGTTGATGAGATACTGGAGAAGCTTATCGAGATCCAGTACGAACGCAACGATTATGATTTCCACCGTGGCACATACCGAATGAAGGGTGACGTGCTGGAGATCTTCCCCGCCCATGAGGATGACACAGCCTACCGCATCGAGTTTTTCGGCGATGAGGTGGATCGGATGTCCGAGTTTGATCCTGTAACGGGGCAGACCATAAAGGACAGGGCGAAGCTTGCCATATATCCGAACAGCCACTATGTGACATATAAGGTGACCCGTGAGGATGCCGTAGAAGATATACGCCGTGAGCTTCTTGACCGTTGCGCATACTTCAACGAGCGAGATATGCTTCTGGAGTCCCAGAGGCTTACCCAGCGCACCATGTTCGATATAGAGATGATTAACGAAACAGGCTACTGCAACGGAATAGAGAACTATTCCCGTTTCTTTGAGAACAGGAAGCCAGGTGATCCGCCCCCGACACTTCTCAGCTATTTGCCTAAGGATGCCCTCGTTATCATAGACGAGTCGCATATAACCATCCCGCAGATCAGGGGGATGTATAACGGCGACCGTGCGAGAAAAACTACCCTGGTGGACTACGGCTTCCGCCTCCCCGCCGCTTTGGACAACAGGCCCCTTAAGTTTGAAGAATTTAAGAAGGCAGTGAATACAACCATGTATGTCAGTGCCACACCTTCGGATTATGAGCTTGAGGATTCAGATGGAATAGTTGTCGAGCAGATAATCCGCCCCACGGGCCTCATCGACCCCGTTATCGAGATCCGTTCCGCCCGTACACAGGTGGATGACCTTCTTAACGAGATTCGTGGTATAACGGAGAAGGGGGAGCGTGTACTTGTGACAACGCTCACAAAACGCATGTCGGAGGAGCTTACCAAATACTATGAAGAGATGGGGATACGGGTAAAATACCTCCACTCCGAGATAGATACCATAGACCGTGTTAAGATAATCCGTGAACTCAGGATGGGGAAGTTCGATGTCCTTGTGGGCATCAACCTCCTTCGTGAGGGGCTTGATATTCCTGAAGTCAGCCTTGTGGCAGTTATGGATGCGGACCGGGAGGGCTTCCTCCGTTCGGAGAAGTCCCTTATACAGACCATAGGGCGTGCCGCCAGAAATGTAAACGGTCGTGCGATATTCTATGCGGATAAGGTAACCAGAAGTATGAAAGCCGCCATGGAAGAGACCGAGCGTAGAAGGGCGAAACAGCTTGAATACAACGAGGAACATGGCATAACGCCCGAGAGCATACGCAACGAGATCTCCGATATTATGGAGAGCATATACGAGCAGGACTACGTAACAGTTGATCTGCCCGACGAGGATGGTATAACATTTACCGGCGATCGGGAGAAGGATCTCGAGCAGATTAAGAAGAAGATGCAGGAATATGCAGAGGCTTTGGAGTTTGAAAAGGCCGCCCGCATGCGGGACTTGATCTTCGAATATAACTCAAGGAAATGA
- a CDS encoding FmdB family zinc ribbon protein codes for MPIYEYKCSSCGEVTEMMEKITSDQNQKECPKCGGEASRIMSVTSFQLKGGGWYNQGYDNASACSSKDSSSEKCATCPAANS; via the coding sequence ATGCCTATATACGAATACAAGTGCTCATCCTGTGGTGAAGTTACTGAAATGATGGAAAAAATCACCAGTGACCAGAATCAGAAGGAATGCCCCAAGTGCGGCGGCGAGGCATCCAGGATTATGTCAGTAACCAGCTTTCAACTCAAGGGAGGGGGCTGGTACAATCAAGGGTATGATAATGCATCAGCATGCTCATCCAAGGACAGCTCCTCGGAGAAGTGCGCAACTTGCCCTGCGGCAAACTCATAA
- a CDS encoding bacteriohemerythrin, with the protein MSIKWTSELITGIDFIDRQHKAFVTIMYRLLEAMKNGEGKEELPNTLRFMEFHAIKALKAEEEFMEKIGYPGADFHFTQHKHFHEELAALKDMYSQNGYTVSLPLTFQRKMGDWLHHHVAKTDVILGDYVSSNKKIMEEIS; encoded by the coding sequence ATGTCTATAAAGTGGACTTCGGAACTGATAACGGGAATTGATTTCATAGACAGGCAACATAAAGCCTTTGTAACTATAATGTACCGTCTTCTTGAGGCGATGAAGAACGGTGAGGGGAAGGAAGAGCTTCCCAATACGCTGCGATTTATGGAATTTCATGCAATCAAGGCCTTGAAAGCTGAAGAGGAGTTTATGGAGAAGATCGGCTACCCTGGTGCGGATTTCCATTTTACTCAGCATAAACATTTTCATGAAGAGCTGGCCGCTCTCAAAGATATGTATTCCCAAAACGGATACACAGTCTCTTTACCACTGACATTTCAAAGGAAAATGGGTGACTGGCTCCACCACCATGTGGCCAAAACCGATGTTATCCTTGGTGATTATGTGTCGTCAAACAAGAAGATTATGGAAGAGATATCCTAA
- the smpB gene encoding SsrA-binding protein SmpB encodes MATIAKNKKAFHDYEIVEKFEAGIELRGTEVKSIRNGNVNLKDSFVKFLSNQAYLINCHISEYSQGNIANHEPTRSRRLLMHRKEIDKLMGKMQEKGLSVVPLAMYFNGRNLIKVEIALAKGKKVHDKRRSMREKDMNREMERALKNRM; translated from the coding sequence ATGGCAACTATAGCAAAAAATAAAAAAGCCTTTCATGACTATGAAATTGTGGAGAAATTCGAAGCGGGCATTGAGTTACGTGGAACCGAGGTTAAATCGATACGTAACGGCAATGTTAACCTTAAGGATTCCTTCGTTAAGTTCCTGTCAAACCAGGCTTATTTAATCAACTGTCACATATCGGAATATTCCCAGGGGAATATTGCAAACCATGAGCCCACCCGCTCTCGCAGACTCCTTATGCACAGAAAGGAGATCGATAAGCTTATGGGGAAGATGCAGGAGAAAGGGCTTTCTGTGGTTCCTCTTGCAATGTACTTCAACGGTCGCAACCTGATAAAGGTAGAGATTGCGCTGGCGAAGGGTAAAAAGGTTCATGATAAGCGCAGGTCGATGCGTGAGAAGGATATGAACCGGGAGATGGAGCGGGCGCTCAAGAACCGCATGTGA
- a CDS encoding DNA cytosine methyltransferase translates to MKLVSLFSGAGGLDRGFENAGFNVVWANEYDKEIWETYEKNFPHSHLERRSITDISTSEIPDCHGIIGGPPCQSWSEAGALRGINDKRGQLFFDFIRIIKEKQPLFFLAENVSGMLAGRHSEAITNIKKMFIDCGYNLSFKLLNAADFGVPQDRKRVFFIGIRKDLGFSFQFPEPHQERVLLKDAISDLADNVMPAKPKNYTNGSACALPNHEYLTGGFSTIYMSRNRVRSWDDISFTIQAGGRHAPIHPQAPEMISVGKDERIFVKGKEHLYRRLSVRECARIQTFPDNHVFYYNSVMAGYKMVGNAVPCNLASALATSIHDQIKQHCSIEDAELSRAI, encoded by the coding sequence ATGAAGTTAGTTTCATTATTTAGTGGTGCTGGTGGCTTAGACAGAGGCTTTGAGAATGCAGGGTTTAATGTTGTCTGGGCAAACGAGTATGACAAGGAAATATGGGAAACTTATGAAAAGAATTTTCCTCACTCACACCTTGAAAGACGTTCTATAACTGACATCAGCACAAGTGAAATTCCCGATTGTCACGGAATTATAGGCGGCCCGCCATGTCAAAGCTGGAGCGAGGCTGGAGCATTGAGGGGCATAAATGACAAAAGAGGTCAACTTTTCTTTGATTTCATAAGAATTATTAAAGAAAAACAACCTTTGTTTTTTCTTGCAGAGAATGTGTCAGGAATGCTTGCAGGCAGGCACTCGGAGGCAATAACTAACATAAAAAAGATGTTTATAGACTGTGGCTACAATCTGTCATTCAAACTATTGAATGCGGCTGACTTTGGAGTACCACAAGACAGAAAGCGTGTTTTTTTTATTGGAATACGCAAAGACTTAGGTTTTTCTTTTCAGTTCCCAGAACCTCATCAAGAGCGAGTGCTATTAAAAGATGCAATCTCAGACCTTGCAGACAATGTGATGCCAGCAAAACCAAAAAATTATACCAACGGTTCAGCATGTGCATTGCCTAACCATGAGTACCTAACTGGTGGATTTTCAACAATATACATGTCAAGAAACCGTGTAAGAAGCTGGGATGATATTTCTTTTACTATTCAGGCAGGCGGTAGACACGCCCCTATTCACCCACAAGCACCTGAAATGATTTCAGTGGGTAAAGATGAAAGAATTTTTGTAAAGGGCAAAGAGCACCTTTATAGAAGACTGTCAGTCAGAGAATGTGCAAGAATACAAACATTCCCAGACAATCACGTTTTCTATTACAATAGCGTAATGGCTGGTTATAAAATGGTTGGTAACGCTGTTCCTTGTAACCTTGCATCAGCACTTGCAACGTCTATACATGACCAGATTAAACAGCATTGCAGTATTGAAGATGCTGAACTAAGCAGAGCAATTTAA
- a CDS encoding NgoPII family restriction endonuclease — MNILQAIKNIAELTQSEIQEDFSGRNRINNVGKALELFIQNAFAGTFDIEDEQTKLTMFEQIFSYQGNQNNPPDLILKGSDAIEVKKIEGKNSAIALNSSYPKARLYSDDDKIIQACKDCENWTVKDIIYAVGNLKDSKLHSLWMVYGDCYAADREIYERIKHAISSGVNVIEGISFTDTKELGKVKGVDPLEITDLRVRGMWHILHPNRVFNYINQITSLQESDFELIVLMKTTKFESFPDSDKQQINSIQGISVHDIKIKNPNNPVQLVDCKLITFTR; from the coding sequence ATGAATATATTGCAAGCCATTAAGAATATTGCAGAATTAACACAATCTGAAATTCAAGAAGATTTTTCAGGACGTAATAGAATCAATAACGTAGGGAAAGCATTAGAGCTATTTATACAAAATGCTTTTGCAGGAACATTTGACATTGAAGATGAGCAAACAAAGCTCACAATGTTTGAACAGATTTTTTCATACCAAGGGAATCAAAATAACCCTCCTGACTTAATCCTTAAAGGTAGCGATGCAATAGAGGTCAAGAAAATTGAGGGCAAAAACTCAGCGATTGCATTAAATAGTTCTTACCCAAAAGCGAGGCTTTACAGCGATGATGACAAAATCATACAGGCTTGCAAGGATTGTGAAAACTGGACGGTTAAAGACATCATTTATGCAGTAGGCAATCTTAAAGACAGCAAGTTGCATTCTCTTTGGATGGTGTACGGTGATTGTTACGCCGCAGACAGAGAAATTTATGAGCGTATAAAGCACGCTATTTCAAGTGGTGTGAATGTCATAGAAGGCATTAGCTTTACTGACACTAAGGAGCTGGGCAAAGTCAAAGGTGTTGACCCTCTGGAAATTACAGACCTTAGAGTTAGGGGAATGTGGCATATACTACACCCGAACAGAGTATTTAATTATATTAATCAAATTACATCATTACAAGAGTCTGATTTTGAGCTTATTGTACTCATGAAGACAACAAAGTTTGAGTCATTCCCAGACTCTGACAAACAACAAATAAACAGTATACAAGGAATTAGTGTTCATGACATTAAAATCAAGAACCCTAATAACCCTGTTCAGCTTGTTGATTGCAAACTTATAACTTTTACAAGATGA
- a CDS encoding helix-turn-helix domain-containing protein: MYEVVTKYIRITSNGKTNEIIATEDVSREIERLREENKRLKQELADKKEKKQDSGFLNTNEAAEYLKVTPQHVRNLVNDKKLVFMRDFVKTSSGRLMFKKKALDSWIEGRTNTKLAVV, encoded by the coding sequence ATGTACGAAGTAGTAACAAAATACATCAGAATTACATCAAACGGAAAGACCAACGAAATTATAGCAACTGAGGATGTCAGCAGAGAGATTGAAAGGCTCAGAGAGGAGAATAAACGACTTAAACAAGAGCTTGCAGACAAGAAAGAGAAAAAGCAGGATTCAGGTTTTCTGAACACAAACGAAGCGGCGGAATATTTGAAAGTCACACCTCAGCATGTCAGAAACTTAGTAAATGACAAAAAGCTGGTTTTCATGCGTGATTTTGTTAAGACAAGTTCAGGCAGGCTGATGTTTAAGAAAAAGGCTCTTGATTCATGGATTGAAGGCAGAACAAACACAAAGCTTGCGGTAGTTTAA
- a CDS encoding ribbon-helix-helix domain-containing protein, translated as MQRVINIYISDNVVKELDEMASKEGRSRSNYVTHIIKQAIRQTRKAKMQKTKMED; from the coding sequence GTGCAGAGAGTAATCAATATTTACATTTCTGACAACGTAGTCAAAGAGCTTGACGAGATGGCAAGCAAAGAAGGCAGAAGCCGCAGTAATTATGTAACACACATAATCAAGCAGGCAATCAGACAGACAAGAAAAGCTAAAATGCAAAAAACAAAAATGGAGGATTAA